The following proteins are encoded in a genomic region of Synechococcus sp. ROS8604:
- a CDS encoding nucleotide sugar dehydrogenase: MSSNPPIRSICCIGAGYVGGPTMAVIADRCPDVKITVVDINQDRIDAWNNSDLSKLPVYEPGLDAVVERARGRNLFFSTAVEDTIATADMVFISVNTPTKTKGLGAGQASDLRWVEACARTVAKAAVGHTIVVEKSTLPVRTAEAVKAILGAVDSASEPKTFSVLSNPEFLAEGTAIRDLASPDRVLIGGENVEAIDALAEIYKQWVPEEKILRTNLWSSELSKLTANAFLAQRISSINSVAALCEATGADVREVAKAIGTDSRIGPKFLSAGPGFGGSCFQKDILNLVYLCRHFGLPDVADYWESVVLLNTWQQHRIARLVVQKLFGTVTGKRLAILGFAFKADTNDTREAPAIRICSDLLEEGAQLAIHDPKVDPEQISRDLKLIASSEPQADAGPTRGALSGEATWWPSTDVASALQGADAVLILTEWQQYRELDWTTLAPLMRKPAWVFDARGVVDPKQVESAGLNVWRVGEGEA; the protein is encoded by the coding sequence ATGAGCAGCAATCCTCCGATTCGATCGATTTGCTGTATCGGCGCTGGCTATGTGGGTGGACCCACGATGGCCGTGATCGCCGATCGTTGCCCGGATGTGAAGATCACGGTTGTGGACATCAATCAGGACCGGATTGATGCCTGGAACAACAGCGATCTTTCTAAGTTGCCTGTCTATGAGCCAGGCCTCGATGCGGTGGTGGAGCGGGCGCGCGGCCGCAATTTGTTTTTCTCCACGGCGGTGGAGGACACGATTGCCACGGCAGACATGGTGTTCATCTCCGTGAACACACCCACCAAGACCAAGGGATTGGGAGCAGGGCAGGCCAGTGATCTGCGCTGGGTGGAAGCCTGCGCGCGCACGGTGGCGAAGGCTGCTGTGGGCCACACGATTGTGGTGGAGAAAAGCACCCTTCCTGTCCGCACGGCGGAAGCCGTTAAGGCGATTTTGGGGGCCGTTGATTCAGCCTCGGAGCCGAAAACTTTTTCGGTGCTGTCTAATCCCGAATTTTTGGCAGAGGGGACGGCGATTCGCGATCTGGCAAGCCCTGATCGCGTCTTGATCGGTGGAGAAAACGTTGAGGCGATCGATGCTTTGGCAGAGATTTACAAACAGTGGGTGCCTGAAGAGAAGATTCTGCGCACCAATTTGTGGAGTAGCGAGCTGTCCAAGCTCACCGCCAACGCCTTTCTGGCGCAGAGAATTAGCTCGATCAATTCGGTTGCGGCTCTGTGTGAGGCCACCGGTGCGGATGTGCGCGAGGTGGCGAAGGCGATCGGCACCGATAGCCGCATTGGACCCAAATTTCTGAGTGCAGGCCCTGGTTTTGGTGGCAGCTGTTTCCAGAAAGACATCCTCAATTTGGTCTATCTCTGCCGTCACTTCGGCTTGCCGGATGTGGCCGACTATTGGGAGAGCGTGGTTCTTCTCAATACTTGGCAACAGCACCGGATCGCCCGCCTGGTGGTGCAGAAATTGTTTGGCACGGTCACGGGCAAACGCTTGGCGATTTTGGGCTTTGCGTTTAAGGCTGATACCAACGACACACGCGAGGCCCCAGCGATCCGCATTTGCAGCGATCTTCTGGAAGAGGGGGCCCAGCTGGCCATTCATGACCCGAAGGTGGATCCGGAACAGATCAGCCGCGATTTAAAGCTGATTGCAAGCAGCGAACCGCAGGCGGATGCCGGACCAACGCGTGGCGCCTTAAGCGGGGAGGCCACCTGGTGGCCCAGCACTGATGTTGCTTCAGCGCTGCAGGGTGCTGATGCCGTGCTGATTCTTACGGAGTGGCAGCAGTACCGGGAGCTGGATTGGACAACCTTGGCACCTCTGATGCGCAAACCAGCGTGGGTGTTTGATGCTCGCGGGGTTGTCGACCCGAAACAAGTTGAATCTGCAGGTCTGAATGTTTGGCGTGTTGGCGAGGGTGAGGCGTGA
- the galE gene encoding UDP-glucose 4-epimerase GalE — MAQLLITGGAGFIGSHTCLVLLEAGHQLLVLDDFSNSSAVALKRVAELAGTRLQRDQPTLIKAPDTFTLVEGDIRDAPCLDALFASAKACGQPIDAVIHFAGLKAVGESVQQPLRYWDVNVVGTQRLLSAMDQHNCRTMVFSSSATLYGYPDQVPIPETAPIQPINPYGASKHAVEELLADLAGCSGAAEPIQASGAGWRIARLRYFNPVGAHPSGRIGEDPNGIPNNLFPFITQVAVGRRPELTVFGDDWPTPDGTGVRDYIHVMDLAEGHREALHSLLSADPQLLTLNLGSGQGASVLDVVKAMEAASQRAIPYRIAPRRPGDAAITVANPALAAQQLHWRTQRSLAEICRDGWAWQQANPNGYGDGCR; from the coding sequence ATGGCCCAGCTGCTGATTACGGGCGGAGCCGGCTTCATCGGCAGCCATACCTGTCTCGTGCTGCTAGAAGCGGGTCATCAGTTGTTGGTGCTGGACGATTTCAGCAACAGCTCAGCCGTTGCCCTTAAGCGGGTCGCCGAACTCGCAGGCACTCGCTTGCAGCGTGATCAACCAACCCTGATCAAGGCACCTGACACATTCACCCTGGTCGAGGGAGACATCAGGGACGCCCCATGCCTGGATGCACTCTTTGCAAGCGCCAAAGCTTGCGGCCAACCGATTGACGCGGTGATTCATTTCGCGGGACTCAAGGCTGTCGGTGAATCGGTTCAACAGCCTTTGCGCTATTGGGATGTGAACGTTGTGGGCACGCAGCGCCTGCTCAGCGCAATGGACCAGCACAACTGCCGCACCATGGTGTTCAGCAGTAGCGCCACCCTTTACGGCTACCCCGATCAAGTACCGATTCCGGAAACGGCCCCGATCCAACCAATCAATCCCTACGGCGCCAGCAAACACGCCGTGGAAGAGCTTCTCGCCGATCTAGCCGGCTGCAGCGGTGCAGCGGAACCGATCCAAGCCAGCGGCGCTGGCTGGCGGATCGCCCGGTTGCGCTACTTCAATCCCGTAGGCGCCCATCCCAGTGGCCGAATTGGCGAAGACCCGAACGGCATCCCCAACAATCTGTTCCCATTCATCACGCAGGTGGCCGTGGGCCGCCGGCCGGAACTCACCGTGTTTGGTGATGACTGGCCGACGCCGGATGGAACCGGAGTGCGCGACTACATCCACGTGATGGACCTCGCCGAAGGTCATCGAGAAGCGCTGCATTCCCTTCTCAGTGCTGATCCCCAATTGCTCACCCTCAATCTGGGGAGCGGGCAGGGAGCGAGCGTACTGGATGTGGTGAAGGCCATGGAAGCGGCCAGCCAGCGAGCGATCCCCTATCGCATCGCGCCCCGGCGTCCTGGCGATGCCGCGATCACCGTGGCCAATCCAGCCCTAGCAGCCCAACAGCTCCATTGGCGGACGCAACGCTCGCTCGCCGAGATCTGCCGGGATGGCTGGGCTTGGCAACAGGCCAATCCGAATGGCTATGGAGATGGATGCCGCTGA
- a CDS encoding photosynthesis system II assembly factor Ycf48 → MKQLLTPLFNLVLVACIGLGLGGCVTTRLPMAQSSPWQAIDLNTQGNPLDVAFTNADHGFLVGSNRLILETNDGGASWNERSLDLPEEENFRLISIAFDGDDGWIAGQPGLLMHTSDGGNNWTRLFLDTKLPGEPYLITALGPNTAELANNVGAVYRTSDGGGSWEAEVSDAAGAIRDLRRGPGGGYVSVSSLGNFYAGWAPGQDVWQVHQRVSSQRLQSIGYQPDGKLWMVARGAQIRFNEDDVDNENWSKAIIPITNGYGYMDMAWSDDGAIWAGGGNGTLLVSRDNGDSWERDPEANQTPTNFNRFVFDHSGNQFHAFLLGERGNLLRWSATS, encoded by the coding sequence ATGAAGCAACTGCTTACCCCTCTCTTCAACCTTGTCTTGGTGGCCTGCATCGGCCTCGGTCTCGGCGGGTGTGTCACCACGCGATTACCGATGGCACAGTCCAGCCCCTGGCAAGCCATCGACCTCAACACCCAGGGAAATCCTCTGGATGTGGCCTTCACGAACGCCGATCACGGATTTCTGGTAGGCAGCAACAGACTGATTCTTGAGACCAATGATGGCGGCGCCAGTTGGAATGAACGCAGCTTGGATCTTCCAGAAGAAGAGAATTTTCGCCTCATCAGCATTGCCTTCGACGGTGACGATGGCTGGATTGCCGGTCAGCCTGGTTTGCTGATGCACACCAGCGATGGTGGCAACAATTGGACCAGGCTCTTCCTTGACACGAAACTTCCCGGCGAGCCCTACTTGATTACGGCGCTTGGACCCAACACAGCCGAACTAGCCAACAATGTTGGCGCTGTGTATCGCACCAGTGACGGAGGCGGAAGTTGGGAAGCGGAAGTGAGTGATGCCGCAGGGGCGATTCGCGATCTACGCCGCGGCCCTGGGGGGGGGTATGTGAGCGTGAGCAGCCTGGGCAACTTCTATGCCGGATGGGCCCCTGGGCAAGACGTCTGGCAGGTCCACCAGCGAGTGAGCAGTCAGCGACTGCAAAGCATCGGCTACCAACCCGATGGAAAGCTTTGGATGGTGGCTCGAGGCGCTCAGATTCGTTTCAACGAAGACGACGTTGACAACGAGAACTGGAGCAAGGCGATCATCCCGATCACCAATGGCTACGGCTACATGGACATGGCCTGGTCCGATGACGGTGCGATTTGGGCAGGTGGCGGCAATGGAACCTTGCTGGTGAGTCGTGACAACGGCGATAGCTGGGAGCGGGATCCTGAAGCCAATCAGACCCCCACGAATTTCAACCGTTTCGTGTTCGATCACAGTGGCAATCAGTTCCATGCCTTCCTTCTCGGCGAACGCGGAAACCTTCTGCGTTGGTCGGCGACCAGCTGA
- a CDS encoding NAD-dependent epimerase: protein MSPLSSQLSTRPILVTGASGFIGAALCERLLQRGDRVIGIDNLNDYYDPALKQARLARIEALAVPTAGAWRFQRLALEDGEALLKLFAKEQPRVVVNLAAQAGVRYSLENPAAYIQSNLVGFGHILEGCRHHGVENLVYASSSSVYGGNRNLPFHEQQAVNHPVSLYAASKKANELMAHTYSHLYGLPATGLRFFTVYGPWGRPDMAPMLFAKAILAGEAIKVFNHGKMQRDFTYIDDIVEGVLRCCDKPATSNPDFDPMQPDPATAAAPHRVFNIGNSQPTELLRFIEVMEQALGREAIKDFQPMQPGDVVATAANTEALEAWVGFKPSTPIEEGIQRFADWYQHFYQP from the coding sequence GTGAGCCCGTTGTCGTCTCAGTTATCAACACGACCGATTCTGGTCACAGGTGCGTCTGGCTTCATTGGAGCCGCGTTGTGCGAGCGACTGCTCCAACGCGGCGATCGTGTGATCGGCATTGACAATCTCAATGATTACTACGACCCAGCCCTGAAGCAGGCACGCCTTGCTCGCATCGAGGCGCTGGCCGTGCCAACCGCTGGAGCTTGGCGTTTCCAGCGGCTGGCCTTGGAGGACGGCGAAGCCTTGCTCAAGCTGTTTGCGAAAGAGCAACCGCGCGTGGTGGTGAATCTTGCCGCTCAGGCGGGTGTTCGCTACTCGCTGGAAAATCCAGCTGCCTACATCCAGAGCAATTTGGTGGGTTTTGGCCACATTCTTGAAGGCTGTCGACATCACGGCGTTGAGAATTTGGTCTATGCCTCGAGCAGTTCGGTGTATGGCGGCAATCGCAATTTGCCGTTCCACGAACAGCAAGCGGTGAATCACCCCGTGAGTCTCTATGCGGCCAGCAAGAAAGCCAATGAATTAATGGCACACACCTACAGCCATCTGTATGGGTTGCCAGCCACTGGCTTGCGCTTTTTTACGGTCTACGGCCCATGGGGCAGGCCGGATATGGCTCCAATGTTGTTTGCGAAAGCGATTTTGGCGGGCGAAGCGATCAAGGTGTTCAATCACGGCAAAATGCAGCGTGATTTCACCTATATCGACGACATCGTGGAGGGCGTGTTGCGCTGCTGCGACAAGCCAGCTACGTCGAATCCTGACTTTGATCCGATGCAGCCTGACCCGGCCACTGCCGCTGCCCCCCATCGCGTGTTCAATATCGGCAACAGTCAGCCCACCGAACTGCTGCGTTTTATTGAGGTGATGGAGCAGGCGTTGGGCAGGGAAGCGATCAAGGATTTTCAGCCGATGCAGCCCGGTGATGTGGTGGCCACGGCTGCAAACACGGAGGCTTTAGAAGCTTGGGTTGGCTTTAAGCCTTCAACCCCGATTGAAGAAGGCATCCAACGATTTGCTGATTGGTATCAGCATTTTTATCAACCGTAA
- the selD gene encoding selenide, water dikinase SelD: MPLTSPQHLVLAGGGHSHALVLLTWCMHPQRRPAGLITLVNQQSSTLYSGMIPGLIAGHYKRSEIAIDLRRLCDRAGVSLVIAEITGVDVSQQQLQLRDRPALSFSQLSINVGGGTHPGPLLAIKPLKPALEALDSAQGPASPPFQLLGSGLAAMEVAMALRQRWPKRRLQLLHRPETVPSQLLSSLSQLKIDVLPSTALNPSGPGLRCTGSQAPEWLSSSGLPCCPDSGRVRTLASLQVLGQPAIFAAGDCAVINEQPRPPSGVWAVRAAATLAHNLRAASEGDRLRQWRPQRRALQLLGGVNPEGCPQAWALWGGIQIGPHPLIWRWKQRIDRQFMKRFDQAPAMESKAMDCRGCAAKLPAAPLEAALEAAGLKSLGTAPEDAASLGNDWLQSVDGFPALISDPWLNGRLTALHASSDLWACGTSVASAMAVITLPKTAAALQRELLSQTLSGLRSAFEPQGAQLIGGHTLEARSEAPTPLSLGLQVSLSVNGKRPARPWTKGGLRAGDQLLLSRPLGTGVLFAAAMAGAAQPEDLDHALAQMGTSQHPIVEQLQTLISLEPETLLSCTDVTGFGLLGHLGEMLQASHHQLQVVLDASAIPALPGALKLLKKKYASSLAPANRRAWSLLDPTQDQPAKVILARAGSGGAPEDDQAMLELLVDPQTCGPLLLGCSESMANALLQANNTPWHRIGVVSASRADAAGASAAIPLRALGPAANPGPTDL; the protein is encoded by the coding sequence ATGCCGCTGACCAGCCCTCAGCATCTCGTGTTGGCGGGTGGTGGGCACAGCCACGCCCTGGTGCTTCTCACTTGGTGCATGCATCCGCAACGGCGACCGGCTGGATTGATCACCTTGGTGAATCAGCAGAGCTCAACTCTGTATTCCGGGATGATTCCCGGCCTGATCGCCGGCCATTACAAACGCTCTGAGATCGCCATTGACCTCCGCCGCCTCTGCGATCGGGCCGGCGTTTCGCTGGTGATCGCCGAGATCACCGGTGTGGACGTGAGCCAACAGCAGCTGCAATTGCGAGACCGGCCCGCCCTGAGCTTCAGCCAACTCAGCATCAACGTCGGAGGCGGCACACATCCAGGTCCTCTGCTTGCGATCAAGCCTCTGAAACCAGCCCTGGAAGCGCTGGACTCGGCCCAGGGCCCGGCCTCCCCTCCATTCCAACTCCTGGGCAGCGGCCTGGCAGCCATGGAGGTGGCCATGGCGTTGCGGCAGCGCTGGCCCAAGCGCAGGCTGCAACTCCTCCATAGGCCCGAAACGGTACCGAGCCAGCTGCTCTCCAGCCTCAGCCAGCTCAAGATTGACGTGCTGCCGAGCACGGCTCTCAACCCCTCCGGGCCAGGGCTGCGCTGCACGGGAAGCCAAGCCCCTGAATGGCTGAGCTCCAGCGGCTTGCCCTGTTGCCCAGACAGCGGCCGGGTTCGCACTCTGGCCAGCCTTCAGGTGCTGGGACAACCAGCGATTTTTGCAGCCGGAGACTGCGCGGTGATCAACGAGCAACCCCGCCCCCCCTCTGGCGTATGGGCCGTTCGCGCTGCTGCCACCTTGGCGCACAATCTCCGTGCCGCCAGTGAAGGGGATCGATTACGTCAATGGCGGCCTCAACGCCGGGCCTTGCAACTGCTGGGCGGGGTGAATCCAGAGGGCTGCCCCCAAGCCTGGGCCCTGTGGGGAGGGATTCAAATCGGTCCCCACCCCTTGATTTGGCGCTGGAAACAACGCATCGACCGCCAGTTCATGAAGCGGTTTGATCAAGCTCCCGCCATGGAGTCCAAAGCGATGGATTGCCGGGGCTGCGCGGCCAAGCTCCCCGCCGCCCCCCTGGAAGCAGCCCTGGAAGCAGCAGGGCTGAAATCGCTTGGCACGGCGCCAGAAGACGCCGCCAGCCTTGGCAACGACTGGCTGCAAAGCGTGGACGGCTTCCCTGCCTTGATCAGTGATCCATGGCTCAATGGCCGGCTCACCGCCTTGCACGCCAGCTCTGACCTCTGGGCCTGTGGCACCAGCGTGGCTTCCGCGATGGCCGTGATCACCCTGCCCAAGACAGCAGCTGCGCTGCAGCGGGAGCTGCTGAGCCAAACCCTCTCGGGACTGCGTTCTGCCTTCGAGCCCCAAGGGGCCCAATTGATTGGGGGGCATACCTTAGAGGCTCGCTCAGAGGCCCCCACCCCGCTATCGCTCGGGCTGCAAGTCAGCCTGAGCGTGAATGGAAAACGTCCCGCTCGGCCCTGGACGAAAGGGGGACTGCGGGCAGGGGACCAGCTGCTGCTCTCACGCCCCCTCGGAACTGGCGTGCTGTTTGCCGCGGCCATGGCCGGTGCCGCCCAACCAGAGGATCTCGACCATGCCTTGGCGCAGATGGGGACGAGCCAGCACCCCATCGTTGAGCAGCTGCAGACGCTGATCAGCCTTGAACCCGAGACGCTCCTGAGCTGCACCGATGTGACTGGTTTTGGGCTGCTGGGCCATCTCGGTGAAATGCTCCAGGCCAGCCACCACCAGTTGCAAGTGGTGCTCGATGCGAGCGCCATTCCGGCCTTGCCTGGAGCCTTAAAGCTCTTGAAAAAGAAGTACGCGAGCAGCTTGGCGCCAGCCAACCGCAGGGCCTGGTCGTTGCTCGATCCCACGCAGGACCAACCAGCGAAAGTGATCCTTGCTCGCGCAGGCAGCGGCGGCGCTCCCGAGGACGATCAGGCCATGCTCGAACTGCTTGTGGATCCCCAAACCTGCGGACCTCTGCTGCTGGGCTGTTCCGAATCCATGGCGAACGCCTTGCTTCAAGCCAACAACACGCCGTGGCATCGCATTGGTGTGGTCAGCGCATCGCGCGCAGACGCTGCCGGCGCAAGCGCTGCAATTCCGCTCCGAGCGCTGGGCCCGGCTGCCAACCCTGGGCCAACAGATCTTTAG
- a CDS encoding photosystem II reaction center protein J, translated as MSGKKSNLPDGRIPDRLPDGRPAVAWKSRWTEGTLPLWLVATAGGMAVIFVVGLFFYGSYVGVGSA; from the coding sequence ATGAGCGGCAAGAAATCTAATCTGCCTGATGGTCGTATCCCAGATCGTCTCCCCGATGGCCGACCAGCAGTTGCCTGGAAGTCACGCTGGACTGAAGGCACCCTTCCCCTCTGGCTTGTTGCCACAGCAGGGGGCATGGCAGTGATCTTTGTTGTGGGCTTGTTCTTTTACGGCTCCTATGTGGGCGTTGGTTCTGCCTAA
- a CDS encoding photosystem II reaction center protein L, whose amino-acid sequence MERNPNPNNLPVELNRTSLYLGLLIVFTTGILFSSYFFN is encoded by the coding sequence ATGGAGCGCAATCCCAACCCGAACAATCTCCCGGTTGAACTCAACCGCACCAGCCTTTACCTAGGGCTGCTGATTGTTTTTACGACTGGAATCCTTTTCTCCAGCTACTTCTTCAACTGA
- the hisS gene encoding histidine--tRNA ligase, with translation MSQLQTLRGMVDLLPEQTRRWQAVESVAREHFRCAGLDEIRTPLLEFTDLFARGIGEATDVVGKEMYTFVDRGDRSCTLRPEGTASVVRATLQHGLLSQGPQRLWYGGPMFRYERPQAGRQRQFHQIGVEFLGASSPRSDAEVIALAWDLLSALGIQGLKLEINSLGTPEDRQRFRAELVGWLEQRVEQLDPDSQERLSTNPLRILDSKNKGTQLLLNEAPTLLGALSEESIHRFDEVRALLTALQIPYQLNPRLVRGLDYYGHTAFEITSDQLGAQATVCGGGRYDGLIQQLGGPATPAIGWALGMERLLLVIAAAAQADPGGPAARLTATSAPLVYLINRGEQAEPQALTLARKLRAAGLAVELDGSSAAFGKQFKRADRSGAPWAVVLGDEEALAGQLRLKSLRGEAEEQQLSWEDALSYLTKQR, from the coding sequence GTGAGTCAGCTGCAGACGTTGCGCGGAATGGTTGATCTGCTGCCGGAGCAGACAAGACGTTGGCAGGCCGTGGAGTCGGTGGCGCGCGAACACTTTCGTTGCGCAGGCTTAGACGAAATTCGTACCCCGTTGCTCGAATTCACGGACCTGTTTGCGCGGGGCATTGGTGAGGCCACCGATGTGGTGGGCAAGGAGATGTACACCTTTGTGGATCGTGGTGACCGCTCTTGCACCCTGCGCCCTGAAGGTACCGCCTCTGTGGTGAGAGCAACCTTGCAGCATGGCTTGCTGAGCCAGGGGCCTCAGCGGCTGTGGTACGGGGGTCCGATGTTCCGTTATGAACGTCCTCAGGCCGGCCGTCAGCGCCAGTTTCACCAGATCGGCGTGGAATTCCTCGGGGCCAGCAGCCCCCGTAGTGATGCTGAGGTGATTGCTCTGGCCTGGGACCTACTTTCTGCTTTAGGGATTCAAGGTCTCAAGCTCGAGATCAACAGCCTCGGCACTCCTGAGGATCGTCAGCGCTTTCGCGCTGAGCTGGTGGGCTGGCTCGAGCAGCGCGTTGAACAGTTAGATCCAGACTCCCAGGAGCGCCTCAGCACCAACCCCCTGCGCATTCTTGACAGCAAAAACAAGGGCACCCAGCTGCTATTGAACGAGGCTCCAACATTGTTAGGAGCCCTCAGCGAGGAGAGCATCCATCGCTTTGATGAGGTGCGCGCCCTGCTGACCGCGCTGCAGATTCCCTATCAACTCAATCCCCGCTTGGTGCGCGGTCTCGATTACTACGGGCACACCGCCTTTGAAATCACCAGCGATCAACTCGGTGCCCAGGCCACGGTCTGTGGCGGTGGTCGTTACGACGGCCTGATCCAGCAGTTGGGTGGCCCCGCCACGCCGGCAATCGGCTGGGCCTTAGGGATGGAGCGCCTGTTGCTGGTGATCGCCGCCGCTGCGCAAGCCGATCCCGGTGGACCTGCCGCCCGGCTCACAGCAACCTCAGCACCGCTGGTGTATCTCATCAATCGCGGCGAGCAGGCGGAGCCTCAAGCGTTGACCTTGGCCCGGAAATTACGGGCGGCAGGCCTCGCTGTTGAGTTGGATGGCTCGAGCGCGGCGTTCGGCAAGCAGTTCAAGCGTGCTGATCGCTCAGGGGCGCCATGGGCTGTGGTGCTTGGCGATGAAGAGGCGCTGGCAGGCCAGTTGCGGCTGAAGTCCTTGCGGGGTGAGGCTGAGGAACAGCAACTCAGCTGGGAGGACGCCCTGTCTTACCTGACCAAACAGCGATAA
- the psbF gene encoding cytochrome b559 subunit beta: protein MTQTPATSTPRNYPIFTVRWLALHTLGVPTVFFLGALAAMQFIRR, encoded by the coding sequence ATGACACAGACTCCCGCCACCTCAACGCCTCGCAATTACCCAATCTTTACGGTGCGTTGGCTTGCTTTGCACACCTTGGGTGTTCCCACAGTCTTTTTCTTGGGTGCCCTAGCTGCGATGCAGTTTATTCGCCGCTAA
- a CDS encoding rubredoxin — MSDEISPSAEVPAEVDPPAEVSLAPEAMATEDEAPASKESEPTDPRTHRFECRSCGYVYDPDEGVKKLGIAVGTAFEDLDPIGFRCPVCRSRVGAFTDIGPRSKASGFEENLNFGLGVNRLTPGQKNVLIFGGLALGFAFFLSLYSLR, encoded by the coding sequence GTGAGCGACGAGATCAGCCCATCAGCGGAAGTTCCCGCAGAAGTTGACCCCCCTGCAGAGGTGTCTCTGGCGCCTGAAGCCATGGCGACGGAAGACGAGGCTCCTGCCAGCAAGGAAAGCGAACCAACCGACCCACGCACGCACCGGTTCGAATGCCGAAGCTGTGGTTACGTCTACGACCCCGATGAAGGGGTTAAGAAGCTCGGGATCGCTGTCGGCACGGCTTTTGAAGATCTCGACCCGATCGGCTTCCGTTGTCCGGTGTGCCGCAGCAGGGTCGGAGCCTTTACCGATATCGGGCCTCGCTCCAAGGCCAGTGGCTTTGAAGAGAACCTTAATTTCGGTCTTGGAGTTAACCGCCTCACTCCTGGCCAAAAAAATGTACTGATTTTTGGCGGGCTAGCCCTCGGCTTTGCATTTTTCCTCTCCCTCTATTCCCTGCGCTGA
- the psbE gene encoding cytochrome b559 subunit alpha: protein MAAGSTGERPFFEIITSIRYWVIHAITLPSIFLAGFLFVSTGLAYDAFGTPRPDAYFQASESKAPVVSQRYEGKSELDLRLK, encoded by the coding sequence ATGGCTGCCGGCTCCACCGGGGAACGCCCGTTTTTTGAAATCATCACCAGTATTCGTTACTGGGTGATTCATGCCATCACCTTGCCATCCATTTTCTTGGCAGGTTTCTTGTTTGTGTCCACAGGCCTCGCTTACGACGCCTTCGGCACACCTCGTCCAGATGCTTATTTCCAAGCCTCTGAGAGCAAAGCTCCCGTTGTGAGCCAGCGTTATGAGGGCAAATCTGAACTCGACCTGCGCTTGAAATAA
- a CDS encoding CCA tRNA nucleotidyltransferase: protein MERPGLPVQLLPALQASASAAGVTRLALVGGAVRDALLHDQHGDPWRTLPDLDLVIEGSASEFAAALEQDYGDQRVKDVRIHTAYGTAELSFDGVLIDLAAARQEHYPAPGENPVVESGSLERDLERRDFTVNAMALELPLSGHGEPLLLDQHGGQGHLERRELAFLHASSVTDDPTRVVRAGRYVARLAFVLAAEAQQQIDQTLEAWPWSWTHGDPPAAAPPALATRLRMELELLFDQEPWLAALEALHSWGALRLLDPALQTDSRLIRRLLQAQRLQLPLLLALVAGAADPLALAARLQLPQQQQRWLQQMQALSAWLPANACEVASAGWTAEEWCDALEQQAWGAEAVALLVSQNPAQKRPLLRWWGRWRHCTSPLSAKDLLAQGWQPGPALGAELQRLRRQRLRAMR, encoded by the coding sequence GTGGAGCGTCCAGGCCTTCCTGTCCAGCTCTTGCCGGCACTTCAGGCCAGCGCATCAGCCGCTGGAGTCACCCGTTTAGCCCTCGTGGGCGGCGCTGTGCGTGATGCCTTGCTGCACGATCAGCACGGAGATCCATGGCGAACGTTGCCGGATTTGGATTTGGTGATCGAGGGGTCGGCCTCGGAGTTTGCGGCGGCTCTTGAGCAGGACTATGGAGATCAGCGGGTCAAGGACGTTCGCATCCACACGGCCTACGGCACAGCGGAGCTGTCCTTCGATGGCGTGCTGATCGATCTCGCTGCGGCCAGGCAAGAGCATTACCCGGCTCCGGGCGAAAACCCAGTGGTCGAGAGCGGCTCCTTGGAGCGAGATCTGGAGCGTCGGGATTTCACGGTGAATGCGATGGCCTTGGAGCTACCGCTGTCTGGCCATGGTGAGCCCTTGCTCTTGGACCAGCACGGCGGCCAGGGCCATCTTGAGCGCCGTGAACTTGCCTTCTTGCACGCCTCCAGCGTGACCGATGACCCCACGCGCGTGGTGCGTGCCGGCCGTTATGTCGCGCGCTTGGCGTTTGTCTTGGCAGCAGAGGCTCAGCAGCAGATCGATCAAACGCTGGAGGCCTGGCCATGGTCATGGACCCATGGGGATCCGCCGGCTGCGGCTCCCCCCGCCCTCGCTACGCGGCTGCGGATGGAATTGGAGCTGCTGTTTGACCAAGAACCATGGCTAGCGGCCCTTGAAGCTCTCCACTCCTGGGGTGCCCTGAGGTTGCTGGACCCTGCCCTCCAGACTGATTCTCGTTTGATTCGGCGTTTGCTTCAGGCCCAGCGGCTGCAGCTGCCGTTGTTGCTAGCGCTTGTGGCGGGAGCCGCTGATCCACTGGCGTTGGCGGCTCGGCTGCAATTGCCCCAGCAACAGCAGCGCTGGTTGCAGCAGATGCAGGCGCTCAGCGCTTGGCTGCCAGCCAACGCGTGCGAGGTCGCCTCGGCTGGCTGGACGGCGGAGGAATGGTGTGATGCCTTGGAGCAGCAGGCCTGGGGTGCGGAAGCGGTGGCGTTGCTGGTGAGTCAGAACCCGGCGCAGAAAAGACCGTTGTTGCGCTGGTGGGGGCGCTGGCGCCATTGCACCTCTCCACTCTCCGCTAAAGATCTGTTGGCCCAGGGTTGGCAGCCGGGCCCAGCGCTCGGAGCGGAATTGCAGCGCTTGCGCCGGCAGCGTCTGCGCGCGATGCGCTGA